A genome region from Paenibacillus pabuli includes the following:
- a CDS encoding dihydroorotase, protein MLQMIKNANVLNAQGELERKTIIINEGKIQKIVSVEDEAVLKAEPSAHSVTDASGKLVIPGLIDMHVHLREPGFEHKETIETGARSAAQGGFTTIACMPNTRPVTDSPGVVKLVLDKAREADLVKVLPYAAITKNELGRELTDFAALKEAGAIGFTDDGVGVQNAQMMKDAMSLAASMDMPVIAHCEDDSLVVGGYVTEGEFSKRHGIKGIPNESEAIHVGRDILLAEATGVHYHVCHVSTEQSVRLIRLAKSIGIKVTAEVCPHHLVLSDEDIPGMDANWKMNPPLRSPRDVQACIEGLLDGTLDMIVTDHAPHSEEEKAKGMELAPFGIVGFETAFPLLYTKFVETGLWSLDFLVKRMTADPARVFRLDTGKMEEGAPADLTMIDLNQEQAVDPAAFATKGRNTPFTGWKLKGWPVQTWVDGKSVWNNTVQQ, encoded by the coding sequence ATGCTACAGATGATTAAGAACGCAAATGTGTTGAATGCACAAGGGGAACTCGAACGGAAAACGATCATTATAAATGAAGGCAAGATACAGAAGATCGTCAGTGTGGAAGATGAAGCCGTCCTAAAAGCAGAACCATCTGCGCATAGCGTTACGGATGCTTCAGGCAAATTGGTGATTCCCGGCTTGATCGACATGCACGTCCATCTGCGTGAACCTGGATTCGAACATAAAGAGACGATCGAGACAGGTGCCAGGTCAGCGGCCCAAGGCGGTTTTACAACAATCGCCTGCATGCCGAACACAAGACCGGTAACAGATAGTCCGGGTGTAGTAAAGCTGGTTCTGGATAAAGCGAGAGAAGCTGATTTGGTAAAAGTTCTGCCGTATGCAGCCATTACGAAAAATGAGCTTGGTCGTGAACTTACCGATTTTGCCGCTTTGAAAGAAGCAGGCGCCATCGGTTTTACGGATGACGGCGTAGGCGTGCAGAACGCACAGATGATGAAAGACGCCATGAGCCTCGCGGCAAGCATGGATATGCCAGTCATCGCTCACTGTGAAGACGACTCACTGGTTGTAGGTGGATATGTCACTGAAGGAGAATTCTCCAAGCGCCATGGGATCAAAGGCATTCCAAATGAATCCGAAGCGATTCACGTTGGCCGTGATATCCTGCTTGCCGAAGCAACAGGAGTCCACTATCATGTCTGCCACGTAAGTACGGAACAATCGGTTCGCCTGATTCGATTGGCAAAATCGATTGGCATTAAGGTTACGGCTGAGGTGTGTCCGCATCATCTGGTTCTGTCCGATGAGGACATTCCGGGCATGGATGCCAACTGGAAAATGAATCCGCCACTTCGCTCACCGCGTGATGTGCAGGCTTGCATCGAAGGCTTGCTGGACGGAACGCTGGACATGATCGTTACCGATCATGCACCGCACAGTGAAGAGGAGAAAGCCAAAGGCATGGAACTGGCTCCATTCGGAATCGTTGGATTCGAGACAGCCTTCCCACTGCTGTACACCAAATTTGTAGAAACAGGACTTTGGAGCTTGGACTTCCTGGTTAAACGCATGACTGCTGATCCGGCACGGGTATTCCGACTGGATACAGGCAAGATGGAAGAGGGAGCACCAGCGGATCTGACCATGATTGATTTGAATCAGGAACAGGCGGTCGACCCTGCAGCGTTTGCTACCAAAGGAAGAAACACACCATTTACGGGCTGGAAGCTGAAAGGCTGGCCGGTACAGACTTGGGTGGATGGCAAAAGCGTGTGGAATAATACGGTACAACAGTAA
- the carA gene encoding glutamine-hydrolyzing carbamoyl-phosphate synthase small subunit, producing MQAQARLLLEDGTLFTGKAFGAEGETTGEVVFNTGITGYQEVLSDPSYCGQIVTMTYPLIGNYGITRDDFESIRPFVHGFVVRRHETVPSNWRAEYSLDDLLKEYGIVGISEIDTRMLTRRIRHHGTMKGILTTGSKPVEELLEMMGDTSIAELRNQVPLTSTQHVYNSPGTAERIVLVDYGAKTGILRELSKRNCDVVVVPHDVTADEIRRLNPDGIQLSNGPGDPKDVPHAVKMISELLGEYPIFGICLGHQLFALAAGADTEKLKFGHRGGNHPVKELESGRCFITSQNHGYTVNEDSVKNTDLEVTHINNNDKTIEGLKHKTFPAFSVQYHPEAAPGPYDNSYLFDRFIEMIREHKITNPQKPRQAVLAAAVKGAQ from the coding sequence ATGCAGGCACAGGCAAGATTATTGTTGGAAGACGGCACACTGTTCACCGGAAAAGCATTCGGTGCTGAAGGTGAAACAACGGGTGAGGTCGTTTTTAATACGGGAATTACAGGCTATCAAGAGGTGCTTTCGGATCCTTCTTATTGCGGTCAAATCGTAACCATGACGTATCCGCTGATCGGTAACTACGGCATTACGCGTGACGATTTCGAGTCCATTCGTCCATTCGTGCATGGTTTCGTAGTGCGCCGTCATGAAACGGTACCAAGCAACTGGCGCGCTGAATACAGCCTGGATGATCTGCTGAAAGAGTACGGCATCGTAGGCATCAGCGAAATTGATACACGCATGTTGACTCGCCGGATCCGTCATCACGGCACAATGAAGGGAATTCTCACAACAGGATCGAAGCCTGTGGAAGAGCTGCTGGAGATGATGGGAGACACCAGCATCGCTGAGCTGCGCAACCAGGTACCTCTGACGTCCACGCAGCATGTGTACAACAGCCCGGGAACAGCTGAACGTATCGTTCTCGTAGACTATGGTGCAAAAACAGGAATTCTGCGTGAACTGAGCAAGCGCAACTGCGACGTTGTCGTGGTCCCGCATGATGTAACAGCAGACGAGATTCGCCGTCTGAACCCGGATGGCATCCAGCTGTCCAACGGTCCTGGGGATCCAAAGGACGTGCCACATGCCGTAAAAATGATCAGTGAGCTGCTTGGCGAGTATCCAATCTTCGGTATCTGCCTCGGTCATCAACTCTTTGCACTCGCAGCAGGCGCGGATACCGAGAAGCTGAAGTTTGGACACCGCGGCGGTAATCACCCGGTCAAAGAACTCGAGAGCGGACGCTGCTTCATCACATCCCAGAACCACGGTTATACAGTTAACGAAGACTCAGTGAAGAACACTGATTTGGAAGTTACACACATTAATAACAATGACAAGACCATTGAAGGTCTGAAACATAAAACATTCCCGGCGTTTTCGGTACAGTATCACCCGGAAGCAGCGCCAGGTCCTTATGATAACAGCTATCTGTTCGACCGTTTCATCGAAATGATCCGTGAGCATAAAATCACTAACCCGCAAAAGCCGCGTCAAGCCGTATTGGCAGCCGCAGTGAAAGGAGCACAATAA
- the carB gene encoding carbamoyl-phosphate synthase large subunit, with translation MPINKDLKKILVIGSGPIVIGQAAEFDYAGTQACQALKEEGVEVVLINSNPATIMTDTNMADKVYIEPITLDFVTQIIRQERPDGLLPTLGGQTGLNMAVELARAGVLERENVKLLGTQLTSIEKAEDRDLFRDLMRELEQPVPESVIVTTLEESLDFAAEIGYPIIVRPAYTLGGTGGGICANEEELRETVAAGIRYSPIGQCLVEKSIAGMKEVEYEVMRDKNDNCIVVCNMENFDPVGVHTGDSIVVAPSQTLSDREYQMLRSASLKIIRALNIEGGCNVQFALDPHSFQYYVIEVNPRVSRSSALASKATGYPIAKMAAKIAMGYTLDEIVNPVTGQTYACFEPTLDYIVSKIPRWPFDKFTSANRKLGTQMKATGEVMAIGRTFEESIHKAVRSLEIGVHRLYLKDAETLDEATLNERLVKADDERMFLIAEAFRRGYTLQQLQDLTKIDWWFLDKIEGLIGFEDRIREESELSSETLYQAKRLGFTDRAIAELRAQGQPGSTLTTEAEVRARREQENLRPVYKMVDTCAAEFEATTPYYYSTYETENEVIPSDKKKVVVLGSGPIRIGQGIEFDYSTVHAVWALQKAGYEAVIINNNPETVSTDFNTSDRLYFEPLFFEDVMNVIEQEQPVGVIVQFGGQTAINLAAPLRNAGVTILGTDLESIDEAEDRKKFERLLSRLEIAQPKGKTVISVDDAVETAQSLGYPVLVRPSYVLGGRAMEIVYSDAELLTYMEQAVKINPEHPVLIDRYMLGKEVEVDAICDGETVLVPGIMEHIERAGVHSGDSIAVYPPQHLSEDLKEKIVDITIKIAKELKTIGLVNIQFVIHNGQVYVIEVNPRSSRTVPFLSKVTNIPMANLATQAILGVKLKDLGYVDGLWPESDHVSVKVPVFSFAKLRRVEPTLGPEMKSTGEVMGRDPNYAKALFKGLIGAGMKIPATGAIVVTVADKDKDEAVPLLEGFYRLGYKIMATGGTAAALEAANIPVTTVNKLSEGSPNILDMIRSGEANFVFNTLTKGKTPQRDGFRIRREAVENGIVCMTSLDTIRALLIMLQTINFSSEAMPVFVK, from the coding sequence ATGCCGATTAACAAAGATCTCAAAAAAATCCTGGTGATTGGTTCCGGTCCAATCGTCATCGGTCAAGCGGCCGAGTTCGACTATGCCGGCACACAGGCTTGCCAGGCACTGAAAGAAGAAGGCGTGGAAGTTGTGCTCATTAACAGCAACCCGGCAACCATCATGACCGATACCAACATGGCTGACAAAGTGTACATCGAGCCGATTACACTCGACTTCGTCACTCAGATCATTCGTCAGGAACGCCCAGACGGATTGCTGCCTACGCTTGGCGGTCAAACCGGATTGAACATGGCCGTGGAACTGGCTCGTGCCGGTGTCCTGGAACGTGAAAATGTGAAACTGCTCGGAACACAGCTGACGTCCATCGAAAAGGCGGAAGACCGTGACCTGTTCCGTGACCTGATGCGTGAACTGGAGCAGCCTGTACCTGAGAGTGTTATTGTAACGACACTTGAAGAATCCCTTGATTTTGCGGCTGAGATTGGCTATCCGATTATCGTCCGTCCAGCTTATACGCTTGGCGGAACAGGTGGCGGGATCTGTGCGAATGAAGAGGAGCTGCGCGAGACTGTGGCCGCAGGAATTCGTTACAGCCCGATTGGGCAATGTTTGGTCGAGAAGAGCATTGCAGGCATGAAAGAAGTCGAGTACGAAGTCATGCGTGACAAGAACGATAACTGTATCGTAGTCTGCAACATGGAAAACTTTGACCCGGTAGGCGTTCACACAGGTGATAGTATCGTTGTGGCACCAAGCCAGACGCTGTCTGATCGTGAATATCAAATGCTGCGTTCAGCATCCCTTAAAATCATTCGTGCCCTTAACATTGAAGGTGGATGTAACGTACAGTTCGCCCTAGATCCACACAGCTTCCAGTATTATGTTATCGAAGTGAATCCGCGGGTAAGCCGTTCATCGGCACTGGCTTCCAAAGCAACCGGTTATCCGATTGCGAAGATGGCTGCCAAAATCGCCATGGGTTACACGCTGGATGAGATCGTTAACCCGGTAACTGGCCAAACCTATGCCTGCTTTGAGCCGACACTGGATTATATCGTGAGCAAAATTCCTCGCTGGCCGTTCGACAAGTTCACTTCGGCGAACCGCAAGCTGGGTACACAGATGAAAGCAACAGGCGAGGTTATGGCCATCGGCCGTACATTTGAGGAGTCGATTCATAAAGCAGTTCGCTCCCTGGAGATCGGTGTGCATCGTCTCTACTTGAAGGATGCCGAAACGCTGGATGAAGCTACGCTGAACGAACGTCTGGTGAAAGCGGATGATGAGCGGATGTTCCTGATTGCCGAGGCATTCCGCAGAGGATATACATTGCAGCAGCTTCAGGATCTGACGAAGATTGACTGGTGGTTCCTGGACAAAATTGAAGGTCTGATTGGCTTCGAAGACCGCATCCGCGAGGAATCCGAGCTGTCATCCGAAACGCTGTATCAAGCGAAACGCCTTGGATTCACGGACCGTGCCATTGCTGAGCTGCGCGCTCAAGGTCAACCTGGAAGCACTTTGACAACGGAAGCAGAGGTTAGAGCTCGCCGCGAACAGGAAAACCTTCGCCCGGTATACAAAATGGTTGATACATGTGCAGCCGAGTTCGAAGCAACAACGCCATACTACTACTCGACGTACGAAACGGAGAATGAAGTTATTCCTTCGGATAAGAAAAAGGTCGTAGTGCTGGGTTCGGGACCGATCCGGATCGGTCAAGGGATCGAGTTCGACTACTCAACCGTACACGCGGTATGGGCCTTGCAAAAGGCGGGCTACGAAGCGGTTATTATTAACAACAACCCTGAAACGGTATCCACGGACTTCAATACATCGGATCGTCTGTACTTCGAGCCTCTGTTCTTCGAAGATGTCATGAACGTGATTGAGCAGGAACAGCCGGTAGGAGTTATCGTACAGTTCGGTGGTCAAACGGCGATCAACCTGGCAGCACCACTGCGTAATGCAGGTGTAACGATACTCGGAACGGATCTGGAGAGCATCGATGAGGCAGAGGATCGCAAGAAATTCGAACGTCTTCTGTCCCGTTTGGAAATTGCACAGCCAAAAGGTAAAACAGTCATATCCGTAGATGATGCGGTAGAGACAGCGCAAAGCCTGGGTTACCCAGTGCTGGTTCGTCCTTCCTACGTACTTGGCGGTCGCGCGATGGAGATTGTTTACTCTGATGCCGAATTGCTGACATATATGGAACAGGCGGTTAAAATCAATCCCGAGCATCCGGTGCTGATTGACCGTTACATGCTGGGTAAAGAGGTTGAGGTGGACGCCATCTGTGATGGTGAGACGGTACTGGTTCCAGGTATCATGGAACATATCGAACGCGCAGGGGTGCACTCCGGTGACTCCATCGCGGTTTATCCGCCGCAGCACCTGTCCGAGGATTTGAAAGAAAAAATCGTCGACATCACGATTAAGATTGCAAAAGAACTGAAAACGATTGGTCTGGTCAACATCCAATTCGTCATCCATAATGGCCAAGTGTATGTCATTGAGGTGAACCCGCGTTCATCCCGTACAGTACCTTTCCTGAGCAAAGTAACCAACATTCCGATGGCAAACCTGGCAACACAGGCAATCCTGGGTGTGAAGCTGAAAGATCTCGGTTACGTTGACGGTCTGTGGCCTGAGTCGGATCATGTATCGGTGAAAGTTCCGGTCTTCTCCTTCGCGAAGCTGCGTCGTGTGGAACCAACCCTTGGACCTGAGATGAAATCCACAGGTGAGGTTATGGGTCGTGACCCGAATTACGCCAAAGCGTTGTTCAAAGGTCTCATCGGAGCAGGAATGAAAATTCCGGCAACCGGAGCGATTGTAGTTACTGTGGCAGATAAAGATAAGGACGAAGCTGTACCACTGCTCGAAGGTTTCTACAGACTGGGCTACAAAATCATGGCTACCGGAGGAACGGCGGCTGCGCTTGAAGCAGCAAACATTCCGGTAACGACTGTGAACAAGTTGAGCGAAGGTTCGCCGAACATTCTGGACATGATTCGCAGCGGTGAAGCGAACTTTGTCTTCAACACACTGACCAAAGGCAAAACACCGCAGCGTGACGGATTCCGAATTCGTCGTGAAGCGGTAGAGAACGGCATTGTATGTATGACTTCCCTGGATACGATTCGTGCCCTGCTGATCATGCTGCAAACGATCAACTTCTCTTCGGAGGCAATGCCAGTCTTTGTAAAATAA
- the pyrF gene encoding orotidine-5'-phosphate decarboxylase, which translates to MNHPNFNEMAGRLMVALDYPDAEQAQALVQALEGIPCYLKVGMQLFYAAGPDFIRELKARGYSVFLDVKMHDIPNTVRGGAESITRLGVEMFNVHAAGGTSMMRAAREGAEAALAADPSLSRPEIIAVTQLTSTSQEMMNNEIGIEGSVEAAVVRYAGLAHEAGLDGVVASPLEVPAIRAACGSDFHTVTPGIRPAGSGLGDQTRVLTPGEAIARGSHYIVVGRPITGAPNPREAAETILKEMLNA; encoded by the coding sequence ATGAATCACCCTAATTTCAATGAAATGGCTGGACGTTTGATGGTCGCACTCGACTATCCTGATGCGGAGCAGGCGCAGGCGCTGGTACAGGCACTCGAAGGTATTCCGTGTTATCTGAAAGTGGGAATGCAGCTGTTCTACGCAGCGGGTCCGGACTTTATCCGGGAGCTGAAAGCGAGAGGGTACTCGGTATTCCTCGATGTCAAGATGCACGATATCCCCAATACCGTTCGCGGTGGTGCCGAAAGTATAACCCGACTTGGCGTAGAAATGTTCAACGTACATGCAGCAGGTGGTACGAGCATGATGCGTGCTGCACGTGAAGGAGCGGAAGCAGCTCTGGCTGCAGATCCTTCTCTAAGCAGGCCGGAGATCATCGCGGTCACCCAGCTTACCAGTACAAGTCAGGAAATGATGAACAACGAGATCGGCATCGAGGGAAGTGTGGAAGCGGCAGTGGTTCGTTATGCTGGATTAGCTCACGAGGCAGGTCTGGATGGGGTTGTGGCTTCTCCACTGGAGGTTCCGGCAATCCGGGCAGCCTGCGGCAGTGATTTTCACACCGTTACTCCGGGAATCCGGCCGGCAGGCAGTGGTCTTGGTGACCAGACACGTGTGCTCACGCCGGGTGAAGCCATCGCCAGAGGCAGCCATTACATTGTTGTAGGCAGACCGATTACAGGCGCGCCCAATCCACGTGAAGCAGCAGAAACCATTTTGAAGGAGATGTTGAACGCATGA
- the pyrE gene encoding orotate phosphoribosyltransferase, whose protein sequence is MIALNEIPNHIASQLLKINAVALRPQQPFTWTSGIKSPIYCDNRLTMSYPEIRNDIAEAFAAIIREQYPDAEVIAGTATAGIPHAAWVAQKLDLPMAYIRDKAKGHGKENLIEGIITEGQKVVVIEDLISTGGSSIKAAEAVRAAGAIPLAVLAIFSYQLDKGVKAFEEAGIQLQTLSNYTALMDVALAQGTIQESDFELLKSWREDPSSFGK, encoded by the coding sequence ATGATCGCACTGAACGAGATTCCTAATCATATTGCATCCCAACTTCTGAAGATTAACGCCGTGGCCCTGCGCCCGCAGCAGCCTTTTACCTGGACGTCAGGGATCAAGTCACCGATTTATTGTGACAACCGTCTGACGATGTCCTATCCAGAGATCCGCAACGACATTGCCGAAGCGTTCGCAGCAATCATTCGTGAACAGTACCCGGATGCAGAAGTGATTGCAGGTACAGCAACCGCAGGGATTCCGCATGCAGCCTGGGTGGCGCAGAAGCTGGATCTGCCAATGGCCTACATTCGTGACAAAGCCAAAGGGCACGGTAAGGAAAACCTGATTGAAGGCATCATTACCGAAGGTCAAAAAGTGGTTGTTATTGAGGACTTGATCTCTACGGGAGGCAGCTCAATCAAAGCCGCAGAAGCGGTACGTGCAGCAGGGGCAATACCTCTCGCCGTGCTGGCGATTTTCAGCTATCAGCTGGATAAAGGGGTAAAGGCATTTGAAGAAGCTGGCATTCAGCTGCAAACCCTCTCCAACTATACGGCCCTAATGGACGTAGCATTGGCTCAGGGAACCATTCAGGAGAGTGATTTTGAACTGCTCAAATCCTGGCGTGAAGATCCTTCTTCATTTGGTAAATAA
- a CDS encoding ABC transporter ATP-binding protein, with protein MSVIAGMKKLFSGIKSAKSQSGGDRAKGHTEQQNTAGQEALAYISDPDSSSIDSQSISDGISQDEVAVATAEPEVKSQPKAKASLLPPYDGPVLEVRNVHRSFQTGSRIIHVLKGIDMEVNPQQLVMLKGRSGSGKTTLLNMLGGLDQPSSGDILFSGQPLQDWGDRKRTALRRKEIGFIFQAYALMPLLSAWENVELSLRMADVPRSEWKDRVGHCLDLVGLTKRVKHRPFEMSGGEQQRVAIAKAIAHRPRLLLADEPTAELDSKMGAQVMSVFRNIIEVEQVTICMTTHDPTILEVADHVYEMADGRFIK; from the coding sequence ATGAGCGTGATTGCTGGCATGAAGAAATTATTTTCCGGTATCAAATCTGCCAAAAGCCAGTCAGGCGGGGATCGTGCAAAAGGGCACACGGAACAGCAGAACACGGCCGGGCAGGAAGCCTTGGCATACATAAGTGACCCCGATAGTTCTTCCATCGACTCGCAATCGATAAGTGATGGAATTAGCCAGGATGAGGTAGCCGTTGCCACTGCCGAACCCGAAGTGAAGTCCCAGCCGAAAGCGAAAGCCAGCTTGCTGCCTCCGTATGATGGACCTGTACTGGAAGTTCGTAATGTACATCGGAGCTTTCAGACAGGCAGCCGGATTATCCATGTACTCAAGGGCATCGACATGGAAGTCAACCCGCAGCAGCTGGTTATGCTGAAAGGGCGATCTGGCTCGGGCAAAACCACACTGCTCAATATGCTTGGCGGGCTGGATCAACCTTCCAGTGGGGACATATTGTTTTCCGGACAGCCTTTGCAGGATTGGGGTGACCGGAAACGGACCGCTCTGCGTCGCAAGGAAATCGGATTTATTTTTCAGGCATATGCATTGATGCCCTTGCTGTCAGCTTGGGAAAATGTCGAGCTGTCATTGCGAATGGCGGATGTGCCTCGCTCGGAATGGAAGGACCGGGTAGGCCATTGTCTGGATCTGGTCGGATTGACCAAACGGGTGAAGCACCGGCCGTTCGAGATGTCCGGGGGGGAGCAGCAGCGGGTCGCGATAGCCAAGGCCATTGCGCATAGACCCAGATTGCTGCTTGCGGATGAACCGACAGCCGAGCTGGATTCCAAGATGGGGGCACAGGTGATGTCCGTATTTCGCAATATTATTGAAGTAGAACAAGTGACCATATGTATGACTACACACGATCCTACGATTTTGGAGGTTGCGGACCATGTTTATGAAATGGCGGACGGCAGATTTATTAAGTAA
- a CDS encoding efflux RND transporter periplasmic adaptor subunit gives MFMKWRTADLLSKEAAPKKGKRAALIVLGAIVAATMSGCSLLPAETEEEVLPPITPPTISKKPEYEVRTETLEKKVSGSGKMMSQREEKVYFTLDGMHIKELNVKPGDKVKKGQLLAELDVESVEKEIRAKKLQIRKSEVQMKETLRKRDEMDPVEFEEATIAFEELRQELADLEEQLGKATLTAPFGGTIIAVQVEKGAAVKAYDPIATIADTSNLVVAATFAKEDLEKFSAGMKADVDINGAGKVSGRVKVMPVAEATGNGSGNGGGTGEGGTPPVKETLDQYVIVSLTKMPKGVERGTPLTVSIVTQRTEDAIVIPVSALRSIGSRTYVQVVESDGSKREVDVEVGQQTSTDVEILKGLTVGQKVVGR, from the coding sequence ATGTTTATGAAATGGCGGACGGCAGATTTATTAAGTAAAGAGGCCGCTCCGAAAAAGGGGAAACGTGCAGCATTGATTGTACTTGGTGCAATCGTGGCTGCAACGATGTCAGGCTGCTCTCTGCTGCCTGCAGAAACAGAGGAAGAAGTACTTCCGCCGATCACGCCGCCTACGATTTCCAAAAAGCCGGAATATGAAGTCCGGACAGAAACGCTGGAAAAAAAGGTTAGCGGCAGCGGAAAAATGATGAGTCAACGGGAAGAAAAGGTGTATTTCACACTCGACGGCATGCATATCAAAGAACTGAACGTGAAACCGGGGGATAAAGTGAAGAAAGGCCAGCTCCTCGCAGAGCTCGATGTGGAGAGTGTAGAGAAGGAAATTCGGGCCAAGAAGCTGCAGATTCGCAAATCGGAAGTACAAATGAAGGAAACGCTTCGTAAACGAGATGAGATGGATCCGGTGGAGTTTGAGGAAGCCACCATTGCATTTGAAGAACTGCGCCAGGAACTGGCTGATCTGGAGGAGCAGCTGGGCAAAGCGACACTGACCGCTCCGTTCGGAGGAACGATTATTGCAGTCCAGGTAGAGAAAGGGGCAGCGGTCAAAGCCTATGATCCGATTGCAACGATCGCGGATACGTCGAATCTGGTAGTCGCAGCTACATTTGCCAAGGAAGATCTGGAGAAATTCTCTGCCGGCATGAAGGCGGATGTGGATATTAATGGAGCAGGCAAGGTATCCGGCAGAGTTAAAGTGATGCCTGTTGCCGAGGCGACTGGAAATGGAAGCGGAAACGGTGGAGGTACAGGCGAAGGTGGCACCCCACCGGTCAAAGAGACGCTCGACCAGTATGTCATCGTCTCCCTGACGAAAATGCCCAAGGGTGTAGAACGCGGAACCCCTCTAACGGTATCCATTGTAACCCAGCGTACGGAGGATGCCATTGTCATTCCTGTATCAGCACTGCGCTCCATCGGTTCAAGAACATACGTGCAGGTCGTTGAAAGTGATGGTAGCAAGCGCGAAGTGGACGTTGAAGTGGGTCAGCAGACCTCTACGGATGTTGAAATCCTGAAAGGTCTGACTGTTGGACAGAAAGTAGTGGGCCGCTAA